From Staphylococcus delphini, one genomic window encodes:
- the pheS gene encoding phenylalanine--tRNA ligase subunit alpha, whose product MVQNEAMIQIKNEAMTDIEQAQDEKALQDVKVKYLGKKGQVTGLMKQMKDLPKEDRPAYGQSVNEVRQAIEGAIAERQTLLAEAQLNQQLAEESIDVTLPGRTVATGAQHPLTRTVEEIEDLFLGLGYEIVTGFEVEQDYYNFEALNLPKSHPARDMQDSFYITEEVLLRTHTSPVQARTMEQRNGQGPVKIICPGKVYRRDSDDATHSHQFTQIEGLVVDENIKMSDLKGTLELLAKSLFGADREIRLRPSYFPFTEPSVEVDVSCFKCKGKGCNVCKHTGWIEILGAGMVHPNVLEMAGFDSKKYSGFAFGMGPDRIAMLKYGIEDIRHFYTNDIRFLNQFKAVEDRGEQHVNI is encoded by the coding sequence ATGGTGCAAAATGAAGCAATGATTCAAATTAAAAATGAAGCAATGACTGATATTGAACAAGCACAAGATGAAAAAGCGTTACAAGATGTAAAGGTCAAATACTTAGGTAAAAAAGGTCAAGTGACAGGTCTCATGAAACAAATGAAAGACTTGCCGAAAGAAGATAGACCTGCATATGGTCAAAGTGTCAATGAAGTGCGTCAAGCAATTGAAGGGGCGATTGCTGAACGTCAAACGCTACTTGCTGAAGCACAATTAAATCAACAATTGGCAGAAGAGTCGATCGATGTGACATTACCAGGGCGTACAGTCGCTACAGGGGCACAACATCCATTAACACGTACAGTTGAAGAAATTGAAGACTTATTTTTAGGTTTAGGTTATGAAATTGTGACAGGATTTGAAGTCGAACAAGATTACTACAACTTCGAAGCACTCAACTTACCGAAATCACATCCAGCGCGTGATATGCAGGACAGCTTTTACATTACTGAAGAAGTATTGTTACGTACGCATACGTCACCAGTACAAGCGCGTACGATGGAGCAACGTAACGGTCAAGGGCCAGTGAAAATCATTTGTCCGGGTAAAGTCTATCGCCGTGACTCTGACGACGCGACACATAGCCATCAATTTACACAAATCGAAGGACTCGTGGTCGACGAAAATATTAAAATGAGTGATTTAAAAGGAACGCTTGAATTATTAGCGAAATCATTGTTTGGTGCAGATCGTGAAATTCGTTTACGTCCAAGTTATTTCCCATTTACTGAGCCGTCTGTGGAAGTTGACGTGTCATGTTTTAAATGTAAAGGGAAAGGCTGTAACGTGTGTAAACATACAGGATGGATCGAAATTTTAGGCGCAGGTATGGTGCATCCGAACGTACTTGAAATGGCTGGCTTTGATTCGAAAAAATATTCAGGTTTTGCGTTTGGAATGGGACCTGACCGTATCGCGATGTTGAAATATGGTATTGAAGATATCCGTCATTTCTACACGAACGATATCCGTTTCTTAAATCAATTTAAAGCAGTAGAAGATAGAGGTGAACAACATGTTAATATCTAA
- a CDS encoding TrmH family RNA methyltransferase, which yields METITSIQNPKIKNYNKLKKKKERDKQGLAILEGFHLIEEAVQSQIKVTQLFMIEPSRVPTELIEAAEEVYEITQKVAETLSGTVTPQGIFAIIEKPQVDGTAAKQVLILDRIQDPGNLGTMIRTADAAGLDLIVMTKGTADVYQDKVLRASQGSVFHIPIQYVDDMSAWMSSFEGPIYGTALQDATTYHQVASQQDTFALILGNEGEGVATDLLAHTTQNLIIPIYGQAESLNVAVAAGILMFYLKG from the coding sequence ATGGAAACCATCACATCGATACAAAATCCGAAAATTAAAAACTACAATAAATTAAAAAAGAAGAAAGAACGCGATAAGCAAGGGCTTGCAATTCTAGAAGGGTTTCATTTAATTGAAGAAGCGGTCCAAAGTCAAATTAAAGTGACGCAACTGTTTATGATTGAGCCGAGCCGTGTGCCGACAGAACTCATTGAAGCGGCGGAGGAAGTGTACGAAATTACGCAAAAAGTCGCTGAAACATTATCAGGAACTGTCACACCTCAAGGAATATTTGCAATCATTGAAAAGCCACAAGTGGATGGCACTGCAGCAAAACAAGTGTTAATTTTAGATCGTATTCAAGATCCTGGCAATCTCGGGACAATGATTCGTACGGCTGATGCAGCAGGGTTAGACTTAATAGTGATGACGAAAGGAACTGCTGATGTCTACCAAGATAAAGTATTGCGTGCAAGTCAAGGTAGTGTCTTTCACATTCCCATTCAATATGTAGATGACATGTCTGCTTGGATGTCGTCATTTGAAGGACCGATATATGGGACAGCATTACAAGATGCGACGACGTATCATCAAGTCGCTAGTCAACAGGATACATTTGCGCTCATCCTCGGCAATGAAGGGGAAGGTGTCGCGACAGATTTATTAGCCCATACGACTCAAAACTTGATCATTCCTATTTATGGACAAGCCGAAAGTTTAAATGTTGCCGTCGCTGCAGGGATTTTAATGTTTTATTTAAAGGGTTAG
- the rpmF gene encoding 50S ribosomal protein L32 has protein sequence MAVPKRRTSKTRKNKRRTHFKLAVPGMQECPNCGELKLSHRVCPNCGSYKGEEVVSK, from the coding sequence ATGGCAGTACCAAAAAGAAGAACTTCTAAAACAAGAAAAAACAAACGCCGTACACATTTTAAATTAGCAGTACCAGGTATGCAAGAATGCCCAAACTGTGGTGAATTAAAATTATCTCACCGTGTATGTCCAAACTGTGGTTCATACAAAGGTGAAGAAGTCGTTTCTAAATAA
- a CDS encoding YceD family protein — protein sequence MKWSITQLRKYQGQPFKFNQTVTFNHLIQNLDLLDLSPIDIEGELIVKSNEVVATMHLTGQYTMACARTLVPVDVPLDATTTEVFDLDGLYEDEDDEHYHLVTNGMIDLREIAEEIVMLEKPMRVVADDSDQMLTGGQGWEVIDEDNLDNDPSQDESHVNVDPRLQKLQQLYDDSNHAR from the coding sequence ATGAAGTGGTCAATAACACAATTGAGAAAATACCAAGGACAACCTTTTAAATTTAATCAGACCGTAACGTTTAACCATCTGATTCAAAACTTGGATCTATTAGACTTGTCACCGATTGATATCGAGGGTGAGTTGATTGTTAAATCGAATGAGGTTGTAGCGACAATGCATTTAACTGGGCAGTATACGATGGCGTGTGCGCGTACGTTAGTGCCTGTAGATGTGCCATTGGATGCAACAACAACGGAAGTATTTGATTTAGATGGTTTGTATGAGGATGAGGACGATGAACATTATCATCTTGTCACTAATGGTATGATTGATCTTCGCGAAATTGCCGAAGAGATTGTTATGCTTGAGAAACCAATGCGTGTCGTTGCGGATGACAGCGATCAAATGCTTACTGGTGGTCAAGGTTGGGAAGTTATTGACGAAGATAATTTGGATAACGACCCATCTCAAGATGAATCACATGTGAATGTCGATCCAAGGCTTCAGAAATTACAACAATTATACGATGATAGTAATCATGCACGCTAA
- a CDS encoding nucleotidyltransferase, with the protein MKSVAMITEYHPFHHGHLYHAQQSKKLSQSDVTIAIMSGQFMMRGMPAMYNKFKRAQMATVGVDLVVEMPLVGSLSSSDIFAQTGVKVADYLQADVLSFGSESGDLSQLAHAAHQLIQLEQTSAFQTAIKSGKSYARIAAETLQSDLLSTPNNILAIAYLKQLQLQHSAIEPMTVARAHAQHHDSDMHHASIASGTAIREGILSGNRTWQKMVPEQNIPLMTAPFHDQQRLFDLIKFAILQHTPETLKQIYTMSEGFENRLYRAALSATDYTSLMHALKTKRYTYTHIQRILMNVLLHFQYADVTEDVHAVSVLAMTPQGQRYLKYLKAHFPERRIITTINRETAKLFQNEVKATGIYNVLTGDTMTDFNTPVYIAHE; encoded by the coding sequence ATGAAAAGTGTCGCAATGATTACAGAATATCACCCTTTTCATCACGGCCATCTCTATCATGCGCAACAAAGTAAAAAACTTTCTCAAAGTGACGTTACGATTGCCATCATGAGCGGCCAATTTATGATGCGTGGAATGCCCGCAATGTACAACAAATTTAAACGTGCACAAATGGCTACAGTAGGCGTTGATTTAGTCGTAGAAATGCCTCTAGTCGGCTCATTGTCGTCAAGTGACATTTTCGCTCAAACTGGGGTCAAAGTGGCAGACTATTTACAAGCTGATGTTTTAAGTTTCGGGAGTGAAAGCGGCGACCTATCACAATTAGCACACGCCGCGCATCAACTCATTCAACTCGAGCAAACATCCGCTTTTCAAACAGCAATCAAGTCAGGTAAAAGTTATGCCAGAATTGCAGCAGAAACATTGCAAAGCGACCTATTAAGTACACCGAATAACATTTTGGCTATCGCCTACTTGAAGCAATTGCAGTTACAACACAGCGCCATTGAACCGATGACCGTAGCGCGTGCACACGCCCAACATCACGATTCTGATATGCATCACGCCTCCATCGCAAGTGGTACAGCGATTCGCGAAGGTATCTTGAGCGGCAATCGGACTTGGCAAAAGATGGTACCAGAACAAAACATTCCATTAATGACGGCACCATTTCATGATCAACAGCGCTTATTCGATTTGATTAAATTCGCGATTTTGCAACATACACCTGAAACATTAAAGCAAATTTACACGATGAGTGAAGGTTTTGAAAATCGTTTGTACCGTGCAGCGTTGTCAGCAACAGATTACACATCATTGATGCACGCATTAAAAACGAAACGTTATACTTATACCCATATTCAGCGGATTTTAATGAATGTGTTGTTGCATTTTCAATATGCTGATGTGACCGAAGACGTCCATGCCGTAAGCGTGTTAGCAATGACGCCTCAAGGACAACGTTACTTGAAATATTTGAAAGCACATTTTCCTGAGCGTCGCATCATTACCACGATCAATCGCGAAACGGCAAAGCTATTTCAAAATGAAGTGAAAGCAACGGGAATTTACAACGTTTTGACGGGCGACACTATGACCGATTTCAATACACCAGTGTACATTGCACATGAGTGA
- the coaD gene encoding pantetheine-phosphate adenylyltransferase has translation MVNTKAVIPGSFDPITKGHIDIVERSADRFDELHVCVLRNSSKKGTFTVDERLELIEKSVAHLPNVYVHSFSGLLVDFCDEIGATTIIRGLRAVSDFEYELRITSMNKKLNDKVETLYMMSSTDYSFISSSMVKEVAQYDADISEFVPKHVEEALLKKFKREKS, from the coding sequence ATGGTTAATACGAAAGCTGTTATCCCTGGAAGTTTTGACCCTATTACAAAAGGACATATCGATATCGTCGAGAGAAGTGCGGACCGTTTTGATGAATTGCACGTCTGTGTATTACGAAACAGTAGTAAAAAAGGGACGTTTACAGTAGATGAACGTTTGGAGTTAATTGAAAAGTCCGTCGCGCATTTGCCGAATGTGTATGTGCATTCCTTCAGTGGTTTATTAGTAGATTTTTGTGACGAAATTGGTGCGACAACCATTATTCGTGGTTTGCGCGCGGTCAGTGACTTTGAATATGAGTTGCGCATTACTTCAATGAACAAAAAGCTGAATGATAAAGTGGAAACATTATATATGATGAGTTCGACAGATTATTCTTTCATTAGTTCGAGTATGGTGAAGGAAGTTGCGCAATATGATGCCGATATTTCTGAATTTGTGCCCAAACATGTAGAAGAGGCGTTGTTGAAAAAGTTTAAACGAGAAAAATCATAA
- the rsmD gene encoding 16S rRNA (guanine(966)-N(2))-methyltransferase RsmD codes for MRVIAGKHKSKSLETIEGRNTRPTMDKVKEGIFNSLHTVEGLGLDLFAGSGGLGIEALSRGMDKVIFVDQNIRAVKVIQHNLKKLDLTHQAEVYKNNADRALKALNKREIQFDLIFLDPPYEKGLIDEALKSIHQFDLLKQNGIIVCEYSHRESIDTSLFEEVKRYHYGLTDTCVLKKGESHG; via the coding sequence ATGCGTGTCATCGCAGGAAAACATAAAAGTAAATCACTCGAAACAATAGAAGGGCGCAATACGAGACCGACGATGGATAAAGTGAAGGAAGGTATTTTTAATAGTTTACATACAGTTGAAGGGCTCGGGCTCGATTTGTTTGCTGGGAGTGGCGGTTTAGGCATCGAAGCACTTTCACGTGGGATGGACAAAGTCATTTTTGTCGATCAAAATATCCGTGCCGTTAAAGTCATTCAACACAATTTGAAAAAGTTGGACTTAACACATCAGGCAGAAGTATATAAAAACAATGCGGACCGTGCGTTAAAAGCGTTGAACAAACGAGAAATTCAGTTCGATTTAATTTTTCTTGACCCACCATACGAAAAAGGATTGATTGATGAAGCGCTGAAGAGTATTCATCAATTTGATTTATTAAAGCAAAATGGTATCATCGTGTGTGAGTATAGCCATCGTGAATCCATTGATACTTCACTTTTTGAAGAAGTCAAACGCTATCACTATGGTTTAACTGACACTTGTGTTTTGAAAAAAGGAGAAAGTCATGGTTAA
- a CDS encoding DUF7147 family protein — protein MQQSFIVLGHGLTDLYEFKTLIDYNHERIDRIVFFHTPKSTRQLTSVAIIMQPTEGRKFQAMYIMLDALRYPYPESNRKYELIQSYATPYHIEMVGVDVHAPDDYPELDLYFNYLKSVLRLQHWIPALE, from the coding sequence ATGCAACAATCTTTTATCGTTTTAGGACACGGATTGACGGATCTATACGAATTTAAAACGCTCATCGACTATAATCACGAACGTATCGATCGCATCGTCTTTTTCCATACACCAAAGTCCACACGTCAACTGACCTCTGTGGCAATCATTATGCAACCTACTGAAGGACGTAAGTTTCAAGCGATGTATATCATGTTAGATGCCTTACGTTACCCTTATCCTGAAAGCAATCGAAAATACGAGCTCATCCAATCATATGCAACACCCTACCATATCGAAATGGTCGGTGTAGATGTCCATGCACCCGATGACTATCCTGAGCTAGATCTTTACTTTAACTATTTAAAAAGTGTATTACGATTGCAACATTGGATTCCTGCACTGGAATAA
- a CDS encoding YlbG family protein codes for MDIIQRENIIIYLKNMKHERHIRKYGHIVYTNSQQKYVSMYVNQKDIDDVVTRLMKLKYVIRVVGSPYKDLKQEYPKEANE; via the coding sequence ATGGATATCATACAACGTGAAAATATAATCATTTATCTTAAAAACATGAAGCATGAACGTCATATTCGAAAATATGGTCATATTGTTTATACGAATTCACAACAAAAATACGTATCGATGTATGTGAATCAAAAGGATATTGATGATGTGGTGACGCGCCTGATGAAACTGAAATATGTCATACGTGTTGTCGGATCACCTTATAAAGATTTGAAACAAGAATATCCAAAAGAAGCAAATGAATAA
- a CDS encoding glycerophosphodiester phosphodiesterase has protein sequence MTRKSQILKGALWGAASVVTGALLLQKTTKAPKPRAIPPFFSGPAPYIFSHRGGMGERPESTALAFDYSVQMQLTGFETDIRISKDEQVIVFHDAEVDRTTNGSGPVSAHTLDALKALDAGYHFKDINGERPYQNHPDAKILTMGELLARYPEQLVNIDIKDHPDSYEGQIAAQRLYDIIVQHQAESRVLVTSFYREQIERFHQISQGTVAIGASQAEVTEGILKLYTGLKHFYHGKAQTFQMPTHFHGIPLVQPKLIQWLNNTNRMPGYYGVNSVDSMHHLVALGVHTIVTDRPSLGRQFLTAYRQRQS, from the coding sequence ATGACTCGCAAATCTCAAATTTTAAAAGGGGCGCTATGGGGTGCAGCTTCTGTGGTAACTGGCGCCTTATTACTTCAAAAGACTACAAAAGCACCTAAACCTCGAGCAATACCGCCATTTTTCAGTGGCCCAGCGCCGTACATCTTCAGTCATCGTGGTGGCATGGGTGAACGTCCTGAGTCTACTGCACTGGCATTTGATTATTCTGTGCAGATGCAATTGACTGGCTTCGAAACTGATATTCGTATTTCTAAAGACGAACAAGTGATTGTCTTTCACGATGCTGAAGTGGACCGTACAACGAATGGTTCTGGTCCGGTTAGCGCACATACACTTGATGCATTGAAAGCCTTAGACGCGGGTTACCATTTTAAAGACATTAACGGCGAGCGTCCTTACCAAAATCACCCAGATGCGAAAATTTTAACGATGGGTGAGCTGTTAGCGCGTTATCCTGAACAACTTGTGAATATCGATATTAAAGATCATCCGGATAGCTATGAAGGCCAAATTGCTGCTCAACGTTTATATGATATCATTGTACAACATCAAGCTGAATCGCGTGTGCTCGTCACAAGTTTTTATCGTGAACAAATTGAACGTTTCCATCAAATTAGCCAAGGCACGGTAGCAATCGGAGCAAGCCAAGCTGAAGTGACAGAAGGTATTTTAAAACTTTATACAGGTTTGAAACATTTTTATCACGGAAAAGCGCAAACATTCCAAATGCCGACACATTTCCATGGTATACCGCTCGTTCAACCGAAGCTCATTCAATGGTTGAACAACACGAATCGAATGCCGGGCTATTATGGCGTTAATAGTGTCGATTCAATGCATCATCTTGTGGCGCTAGGCGTGCATACTATCGTGACAGATCGCCCGTCACTTGGTCGACAATTTCTCACTGCTTATCGCCAACGACAGTCTTAA
- a CDS encoding YlbF family regulator, translating to MYDEQLMQILDQTDDLADQIRHSELFDAYQKTKQALVEDREAQRLYGQFLKSKINYDEVQRFGRYHPNYQEVMLTTRRLKRAYEMHHTVVAFKQSETALQQLLDEVVTIIATSVSQHVKIDAGTPLFEALTTGGGCATGATCQCRV from the coding sequence ATGTATGATGAACAATTGATGCAAATTCTTGATCAAACGGATGACTTAGCCGATCAAATTCGGCACTCTGAATTATTTGACGCCTATCAAAAAACGAAACAAGCATTAGTAGAAGATCGAGAAGCACAACGGTTATATGGTCAGTTTTTGAAAAGTAAAATCAATTATGATGAAGTGCAACGGTTTGGGCGGTATCACCCAAACTACCAAGAAGTAATGTTAACGACAAGACGGTTGAAACGGGCATACGAGATGCATCATACTGTTGTCGCATTTAAACAAAGTGAAACGGCGCTTCAACAATTATTAGATGAAGTTGTCACAATCATTGCGACGAGTGTGTCACAACATGTCAAAATTGATGCAGGAACGCCATTGTTTGAAGCATTAACAACAGGCGGGGGTTGTGCCACGGGTGCGACGTGTCAATGCCGAGTTTAA
- a CDS encoding CAP domain-containing protein, with translation MQRKLIKVLAVLLLVGFLVYLFYSPQLEFDVLENPNRANHQQPEKPKNVNQNEGQNPPLESGVGTYIGKSLNQITSQFGTPDRIYAFQQGYHKYIYKGDKRYMIFAVKDDKVKSVYVTGQNTDKLTGPIKINEQASDLFDKFSINTEPQFKVNGQTYHYELSDKDVKTQALIQFDDTFAQVFIDQQKNKVLGLRYLDKEALADINPYAQNNEETASQESEASAEEDVRPADQNVNERLTLYELTNEMRQLNARQPLKVNDMLESVATVDLFNNGNQKNTEFTEENLINLMKQTPLSYQSVSQNVGYNFNDVPTLVHSWVNSDVHRSRMLNSKYAEMGGEVQRQYYMLIFLEKGENS, from the coding sequence ATGCAAAGAAAATTGATTAAAGTATTAGCAGTATTGTTGTTAGTTGGCTTTTTAGTCTATTTATTTTATTCCCCTCAACTTGAATTTGATGTGTTAGAGAATCCAAATCGTGCCAATCATCAACAACCAGAAAAGCCTAAAAATGTGAACCAAAATGAGGGACAGAATCCGCCATTGGAAAGTGGTGTTGGGACTTATATCGGCAAATCACTCAATCAAATCACCTCACAATTTGGCACTCCAGATAGAATTTATGCTTTTCAGCAAGGCTACCATAAATACATTTATAAAGGTGACAAACGTTACATGATTTTTGCGGTTAAAGATGACAAAGTGAAGTCTGTTTATGTGACGGGCCAAAATACGGACAAATTAACAGGACCAATTAAAATAAATGAACAAGCGTCTGATTTGTTTGATAAATTTTCGATCAATACAGAGCCTCAATTTAAAGTGAATGGACAAACGTATCATTACGAACTATCGGATAAAGACGTTAAAACACAAGCTTTAATCCAGTTTGATGATACATTTGCGCAAGTGTTTATTGATCAACAAAAAAATAAAGTACTCGGATTACGCTATTTAGATAAAGAAGCTTTGGCAGATATCAATCCTTATGCGCAAAATAATGAAGAAACGGCATCCCAAGAATCAGAAGCATCAGCGGAAGAAGATGTGCGTCCTGCAGATCAAAATGTAAATGAACGACTCACGTTATACGAATTAACGAATGAAATGCGTCAATTGAATGCACGTCAACCTTTAAAAGTGAATGATATGCTTGAAAGTGTTGCGACGGTGGATTTGTTTAATAATGGCAATCAAAAAAACACAGAATTTACAGAAGAGAATTTGATTAATTTGATGAAACAAACGCCGCTCAGTTATCAATCTGTCTCTCAAAATGTAGGGTATAATTTTAATGACGTTCCTACGTTAGTGCACAGTTGGGTCAATTCAGATGTTCACCGTTCACGCATGTTAAATTCAAAATATGCTGAAATGGGCGGAGAAGTTCAACGTCAATATTATATGCTCATCTTTTTAGAGAAAGGGGAGAATTCGTGA
- a CDS encoding DUF420 domain-containing protein, translated as MNVPILPTLSTTCIVISAILVAIGWRLIWKRQIERHKKTMLWAAIFAVVFFTIYASRTIFIGNTAFGGPDSVKVYYTIFLVFHITLATVGAVLGLIQIFTGLKDRYSVHRKIGPVASVIWFFTAITGVAVYILLYVLYPGGETTSLIKATFGL; from the coding sequence ATGAATGTACCTATTTTACCTACGTTAAGTACAACTTGTATTGTAATTAGTGCCATTTTAGTCGCTATCGGATGGCGCCTCATCTGGAAACGTCAAATTGAGCGTCATAAAAAAACGATGCTGTGGGCTGCTATTTTCGCAGTGGTCTTTTTTACAATTTATGCGAGTCGTACTATCTTTATTGGTAATACAGCATTTGGAGGGCCGGATTCAGTAAAAGTTTATTATACGATTTTCTTGGTTTTCCATATTACATTAGCAACAGTGGGAGCAGTACTTGGTTTAATCCAAATTTTTACAGGTTTAAAAGATCGTTACAGTGTTCACCGTAAAATCGGACCTGTCGCATCAGTGATTTGGTTTTTCACAGCAATTACAGGTGTGGCGGTATATATTTTACTTTATGTGCTTTATCCTGGTGGCGAAACGACGTCATTGATTAAAGCAACATTTGGTTTATAA
- the cyoE gene encoding heme o synthase produces MSKSEVVSQTSGRITYKELKQIIKLGLVQGNLIPSFAGAWLAIVMTHHAFLASIPQIIVMIIGSTLVMGGACALNNFYDQDIDQLMPSKQNRPTVNHRISDRHLLVLSFGMMVVGEILLFMLNMQAGVIGLVGIVGYVSFYSIWSKRHTTWNTVVGSVPGAVPPLIGWVAIDGHLSLMAWALFLVVFCWQPIHFYALAIKRKDEYATAHIPMLPSVKGFSRTRVGMFLWLIALLPLPFLMQDLGVIFVVLATLLNVGWIALGLTSFKSSANETKWATKMFIYSLNYLVLFFALVVVISLIQLI; encoded by the coding sequence ATGTCCAAATCAGAGGTTGTATCACAAACTTCCGGTCGTATTACTTATAAAGAACTGAAACAAATTATTAAGTTAGGTCTTGTTCAAGGCAACTTAATTCCATCGTTTGCGGGCGCGTGGTTGGCTATCGTCATGACACATCATGCATTTTTAGCTTCTATTCCACAAATTATTGTGATGATTATTGGTTCTACGTTAGTAATGGGCGGAGCATGTGCATTGAACAATTTCTATGACCAAGATATTGATCAATTAATGCCAAGTAAACAAAATCGACCAACTGTTAACCATCGTATTTCAGATCGTCATTTATTGGTATTAAGCTTTGGTATGATGGTCGTTGGTGAAATATTATTGTTCATGTTGAATATGCAAGCCGGTGTTATCGGACTCGTTGGTATCGTTGGTTATGTCTCATTTTATTCCATTTGGTCAAAACGACATACGACATGGAATACTGTGGTAGGTAGTGTGCCTGGAGCGGTACCACCATTAATCGGTTGGGTCGCGATTGATGGTCACTTAAGTTTGATGGCTTGGGCATTATTTTTAGTCGTGTTTTGTTGGCAGCCGATTCATTTTTACGCATTAGCGATTAAACGTAAAGATGAATATGCAACAGCACACATTCCAATGTTACCATCTGTTAAAGGCTTTTCGCGTACACGTGTTGGCATGTTTTTATGGCTGATCGCATTATTACCACTTCCATTTTTAATGCAAGATTTAGGTGTGATCTTCGTCGTGTTAGCTACGTTACTGAACGTCGGATGGATTGCATTAGGGCTTACAAGTTTTAAATCGTCAGCGAATGAAACAAAATGGGCAACAAAAATGTTTATTTACTCATTAAACTATCTTGTTCTATTTTTTGCACTTGTTGTCGTGATTTCTTTAATACAATTAATTTAG
- a CDS encoding COX15/CtaA family protein: MFKKRNLKWLAVLTTLIMTWVQLGGALVTKTGSEDGCGSDWPLCHGALLPQNLPIETIIELSHRAVSGLSVIFVTWLVITSWKNIGHIKEVKPLGMISIGFLLIQALVGAAAVMWQQNDYVLALHFGISLISFSSVFVLTLIIFDMDKKYEANKVHIRKPLQRYTWIMTGVVYLTIYTGALVRHTDSSLAYGAWPLPFNDIVPHDVHDWVQLAHRLMAMITFFVIMFTYIHAVKHYPTMRTIHYGYTASFILIILQVVTGALSIVTNVNLIIALLHALFITLLFGMISYFILLILRTNRGDQQI, encoded by the coding sequence TTGTTTAAAAAGCGAAACCTAAAGTGGCTTGCTGTCTTAACGACGTTGATTATGACTTGGGTTCAGCTTGGTGGTGCACTCGTAACAAAAACAGGTTCTGAAGATGGTTGTGGTTCAGATTGGCCGCTGTGTCATGGCGCATTATTACCACAAAACCTACCGATAGAAACAATTATTGAATTGAGTCACAGAGCTGTATCTGGATTATCTGTAATTTTTGTGACATGGCTTGTGATCACATCTTGGAAAAACATTGGGCATATTAAAGAGGTAAAGCCTTTAGGTATGATTAGCATTGGCTTTTTACTCATTCAAGCCTTAGTGGGTGCCGCTGCCGTCATGTGGCAACAAAATGATTATGTGCTCGCACTTCATTTTGGTATTTCCCTAATTAGCTTCTCATCTGTTTTCGTATTGACTTTAATCATTTTTGACATGGATAAAAAATACGAAGCCAATAAAGTCCACATCCGTAAACCGTTGCAACGCTATACATGGATAATGACGGGTGTCGTATATTTAACGATATACACAGGTGCACTTGTGAGACATACAGATTCAAGTCTTGCATACGGTGCATGGCCATTGCCATTTAACGATATTGTGCCTCATGATGTGCACGACTGGGTTCAACTGGCACACAGGCTGATGGCTATGATTACGTTTTTTGTTATAATGTTTACTTATATCCACGCTGTCAAACATTATCCAACGATGAGAACGATTCATTACGGTTATACAGCAAGCTTTATTTTAATTATTTTACAAGTTGTAACTGGGGCACTTTCAATCGTTACAAACGTGAATTTAATTATTGCGTTATTACACGCACTTTTTATCACGTTATTATTCGGCATGATTAGTTATTTCATCTTGTTAATTTTGCGAACTAATCGCGGCGATCAACAAATTTAA